The Streptomonospora litoralis genome window below encodes:
- the dhaM gene encoding dihydroxyacetone kinase phosphoryl donor subunit DhaM, with protein sequence MDTGDSTVGIVLVSHSRKLAEGLRDLVAQLGSAGGRVFCAGGTDDDGIGTSYDRVSEAVAAADAGAGVVVLPDIGSAVLTARMVLEDLDRADALVVDAPFVEGAVAAAVTAATGGALSAVAEAAREARGQPKFPS encoded by the coding sequence ATGGACACCGGTGACTCCACTGTCGGAATCGTGCTCGTGTCGCACAGCCGGAAACTCGCCGAAGGGCTCCGCGATCTCGTCGCCCAGCTCGGCTCGGCGGGCGGGCGCGTGTTCTGCGCGGGCGGGACCGACGACGACGGCATCGGCACCTCCTACGACCGCGTGAGCGAGGCCGTCGCGGCCGCCGACGCCGGAGCGGGCGTGGTGGTGCTGCCCGACATCGGCAGCGCGGTTCTCACGGCGCGGATGGTGCTCGAAGACCTCGACCGCGCCGACGCGCTGGTGGTGGACGCCCCGTTCGTGGAGGGCGCGGTGGCCGCCGCCGTCACCGCGGCCACCGGCGGCGCCCTCTCAGCGGTCGCCGAGGCCGCCCGCGAGGCGCGCGGTCAGCCGAAGTTCCCCTCTTGA